A section of the Enterobacter sp. C2 genome encodes:
- a CDS encoding DUF1493 family protein, producing the protein MPDKAAQVRALIKKHFWAMADNTSISTGNKRVLPEDVTDFLDEYRETLDVDMSGFNFNRYFPNAGIRFLPNAILPRYLRTDHHVPEPLTVSMLIESAEAGRWLF; encoded by the coding sequence ATGCCAGACAAAGCGGCACAGGTAAGAGCTCTCATTAAAAAGCATTTCTGGGCGATGGCAGATAATACTTCCATCAGTACGGGAAATAAGCGTGTCCTGCCTGAAGATGTAACTGACTTTCTCGACGAGTATAGAGAGACGCTGGATGTAGATATGTCTGGCTTCAATTTTAACCGCTATTTTCCCAACGCAGGCATTCGTTTTCTGCCCAATGCCATACTTCCGCGTTATCTAAGAACAGATCATCACGTACCCGAACCCCTCACTGTCAGCATGCTTATTGAGTCGGCTGAGGCTGGCCGCTGGTTGTTTTAG